One segment of Pasteurella skyensis DNA contains the following:
- a CDS encoding type II secretion system F family protein, whose translation MKPILLFYISFLCIGIMLLVFAFLGKNKLQHQKDLLTGIHPKEKTKEEQKNKKNKQQAEMELLLINSSSLLKKLGDLDKNIVLKLLITSSIFGVYYFLQQGGESTDLFMVFAGIFIVVILIPNIVSGVILKKKIKLIMVDLPNFIDLVAVCVQTGMTIDMALKQVAKDFKRLNPDLAYVMLRIIRKAEITSLSAALDELAISLPTREIRMFTTVLQQSLNFGSSIYGQLIQLSTDIRELQLLAIEERLGTLSAKMSIPLIAFIMFPIVILILAPGAMRVLANVF comes from the coding sequence ATGAAGCCAATCTTATTGTTTTATATTTCTTTTTTGTGTATTGGCATTATGCTCCTTGTATTTGCTTTTTTAGGAAAAAATAAACTACAACACCAAAAAGATCTGCTTACTGGAATTCACCCAAAGGAAAAAACTAAAGAAGAGCAAAAAAATAAAAAAAATAAACAACAAGCAGAAATGGAGTTATTGCTTATTAATAGTAGTAGTTTATTGAAAAAACTGGGGGATTTGGATAAAAATATTGTATTAAAGTTGTTGATCACATCCAGTATATTTGGAGTTTACTATTTTTTGCAACAAGGAGGTGAATCAACAGATCTTTTTATGGTGTTTGCAGGTATTTTTATTGTAGTCATATTAATTCCTAATATAGTGAGCGGGGTAATTTTAAAGAAAAAAATTAAGTTAATTATGGTCGATTTACCTAATTTTATTGATTTGGTTGCAGTATGTGTTCAGACAGGTATGACAATTGATATGGCATTGAAACAAGTTGCAAAGGACTTTAAAAGGCTCAATCCTGATTTGGCTTACGTTATGTTGCGTATTATTCGCAAAGCTGAAATTACCAGTTTGAGTGCAGCATTAGATGAATTAGCGATTTCGTTACCAACAAGAGAAATTCGAATGTTTACTACGGTATTACAGCAAAGTTTAAATTTTGGTTCTTCTATTTATGGGCAGTTGATTCAGTTATCTACAGATATTCGGGAATTGCAATTACTGGCTATTGAGGAGCGCTTAGGAACTCTTTCAGCTAAAATGAGTATTCCTCTTATCGCTTTTATTATGTTTCCTATTGTAATTTTAATTTTAGCCCCAGGGGCAATGAGGGTTCTTGCAAATGTATTTTAA
- a CDS encoding tetratricopeptide repeat protein, translating to MYFKKIIAIFTILMLSGCVGLKQHSRKAQHLTPDNIFSKEKLYQSTSNYDGLISLYRAVLKNQEDAKIRYKLADSYYQKGDSASALLYLQPLLKNPKIMEAAMLLQVKSLVQQRGYHKAVIEANKLMKRFPRNPNIYNARGIALAHLGKLDQAEQDFMKARERFLNDTTALNNLAMLKIIKGEYRNAVQLLLPQYLGGQKQQHLIYNLVFALVKSGDTKYAFDIIKREQLNTSPESLVTALRRTQIASTRLMVH from the coding sequence ATGTATTTTAAAAAAATAATAGCTATATTCACGATTCTTATGTTAAGTGGCTGTGTGGGTTTGAAACAGCATTCACGAAAGGCTCAACATCTCACTCCTGATAATATTTTTTCTAAAGAAAAGTTATATCAGTCCACATCAAATTATGATGGCTTAATTTCTCTTTATCGAGCTGTGTTAAAGAATCAAGAAGATGCGAAAATTCGTTATAAATTAGCTGATAGTTATTACCAAAAAGGCGATAGTGCTTCAGCATTACTTTATTTACAGCCATTACTCAAAAATCCTAAAATAATGGAAGCAGCAATGTTGCTACAGGTAAAAAGTCTTGTACAACAAAGAGGATATCATAAGGCGGTAATAGAGGCGAATAAGCTGATGAAACGCTTTCCTCGTAATCCAAATATTTATAATGCAAGGGGAATTGCATTGGCTCATTTAGGAAAATTAGACCAAGCAGAGCAGGATTTTATGAAAGCTCGAGAACGTTTTTTAAATGACACAACGGCACTGAATAATCTTGCAATGTTAAAGATTATTAAAGGAGAATATCGTAATGCTGTGCAATTATTGTTACCTCAATATTTGGGTGGGCAGAAGCAACAACATTTAATTTATAATCTTGTTTTTGCATTAGTAAAATCAGGTGACACTAAATATGCTTTTGATATTATCAAAAGAGAGCAGTTAAACACTTCTCCAGAAAGTCTTGTGACAGCATTGAGAAGAACACAAATAGCCTCTACAAGGTTAATGGTTCATTAA
- a CDS encoding TadE/TadG family type IV pilus assembly protein has translation MGQLPQKLYNFFTNKKGVSSVEFTLTIGFFFTVVFLIFEFGRIALLSAYWDLTISEGIRLTRSQPAPDGDYAKLLKKELIKQHQLREGHNMALFVPENISIDVKVNYADSIDDLIKGFEGKTGGFRAPKKDGEGNLIPAAGIDASIANYHLEYKYKFLVGLPFLGPMVDSLFTRDIVMVQEYERTQFKEK, from the coding sequence ATGGGTCAATTACCTCAAAAATTATATAACTTTTTTACTAATAAAAAAGGGGTGTCTAGTGTTGAATTTACTCTTACTATTGGTTTTTTCTTTACAGTAGTGTTTTTGATTTTTGAATTTGGTCGTATTGCATTATTATCTGCTTATTGGGATTTAACTATTTCTGAAGGTATTCGTTTAACGAGAAGTCAGCCTGCTCCTGATGGTGATTATGCGAAGTTACTCAAAAAAGAGTTGATTAAACAACATCAATTAAGGGAAGGCCATAATATGGCATTATTTGTACCAGAGAATATTTCTATTGATGTTAAAGTAAACTATGCTGATTCAATTGATGATTTAATCAAGGGATTTGAGGGAAAAACTGGAGGATTTAGAGCTCCTAAAAAAGATGGTGAGGGAAATTTGATTCCAGCGGCAGGGATAGATGCATCAATTGCAAATTATCATTTAGAATATAAATATAAATTTCTGGTTGGGTTACCTTTTTTGGGGCCTATGGTAGACTCTCTCTTCACTCGTGATATTGTTATGGTACAAGAATATGAAAGAACACAATTTAAAGAAAAGTAA
- the tadF gene encoding tight adherence pilus pseudopilin TadF, translated as MKEHNLKKSNPLRLFVKNSKGAVAIEFVFMIILLTLMLAFMVDLALLRSNLGKLDNMSYSLVNVLRERTQLYGKGNEGLAETRNVGGKSRNRDVTNFRKLAKYMAFGDTQSDSEIFVVLESLQFRRSDPTKKPLPIYKKLGDVEQCAPVKELNALQAIAPRSEIDEKRTIPLYQVTVCLKTYSVFRAIVLDESEQSGRLLRSSSVAVAR; from the coding sequence ATGAAAGAACACAATTTAAAGAAAAGTAATCCACTGAGGTTGTTTGTTAAAAACAGTAAGGGAGCGGTGGCAATTGAATTTGTATTTATGATTATTTTGTTGACGCTGATGTTGGCGTTTATGGTGGATCTTGCATTGTTGCGTTCTAATCTTGGTAAATTAGATAATATGTCTTATTCTTTGGTTAATGTATTACGAGAACGAACCCAGTTATATGGAAAAGGTAATGAAGGTTTAGCCGAGACTCGAAATGTGGGCGGAAAAAGTAGAAATAGAGATGTAACAAATTTTCGAAAATTAGCAAAGTATATGGCATTTGGAGATACACAAAGTGATAGTGAGATTTTTGTAGTACTAGAATCACTACAATTTAGGCGTAGTGATCCTACTAAAAAACCACTTCCAATTTATAAAAAATTGGGAGATGTAGAGCAGTGTGCTCCAGTAAAAGAGTTGAATGCTTTACAAGCAATAGCACCACGTTCAGAAATTGATGAAAAGCGAACTATTCCTCTTTATCAAGTAACTGTTTGTCTTAAAACTTATAGTGTTTTTAGGGCAATTGTATTAGACGAATCTGAGCAATCAGGTCGTTTATTACGTTCTTCTTCTGTTGCAGTAGCTCGTTGA
- a CDS encoding TadE/TadG family type IV pilus assembly protein: MNIAYKFILHSRNILLQFWRNEQGVYTVMMSVLSFVLLGFMALVVDGSGILLDKVRFTQGMEQAGLLVIAENNIGRPTLEHIAVTRQAVSEEEIKQFNNNELKAKQDKRNREMITSIVRSYMPLVYNSEGNQVNDEFEYTCNRLKNSKSVICNIQGSFDRPSWVYLGKDFGLTFAQTVKVDAANTLYMMKTRNEIPPTDLMLVMDLSGSMGYRTPSMPSFTKMQVLQQVLNELSQEFLDPKHFYKTSAYNRIGFTFFSLGVQRPEETPKCVLPYKFIGDAYRKRHIKVTASPFIEDTNSFGSRIDLDVIWSDLEILRRKITWYQDPMYQDGDGKKYKIWNMPSSISRILNEAVDYSGSINMINSFTGESIGEDFPIFDKNRYCLGKTKDINTTQVWFKYKENTKLMNILDSIVPHPISETLASSGLLITPNLMMKKNLDPKALPENLGTNTQRTIVIFSDGVESVPGASSKVTARLINNGLCDRIREKIDTLQDNNFPLKKTKIAFVAFAYSTSNASIGATATWKKCVGSENFYKASNKDELLEAFRHISLVNEEVGHSTNDGTIK; this comes from the coding sequence ATGAATATAGCTTATAAGTTTATCCTACATAGTAGAAATATACTTTTGCAATTTTGGAGAAATGAGCAAGGGGTATATACGGTGATGATGTCCGTTTTGAGTTTTGTGCTTTTAGGCTTTATGGCTCTAGTTGTTGATGGATCGGGTATTTTATTAGATAAAGTTCGTTTTACACAAGGAATGGAGCAAGCTGGCTTGTTAGTTATTGCAGAGAATAATATAGGCCGTCCAACTTTAGAACACATAGCAGTTACTCGTCAAGCAGTGAGTGAAGAAGAGATCAAGCAATTTAATAATAATGAATTAAAAGCAAAGCAAGATAAGCGCAATAGAGAGATGATTACCTCGATCGTACGGAGTTATATGCCATTGGTTTATAATTCGGAAGGTAATCAAGTTAATGACGAATTTGAGTATACTTGTAATAGATTAAAGAATTCTAAATCAGTTATTTGTAATATTCAAGGTAGCTTTGATCGACCATCTTGGGTTTATCTTGGTAAAGATTTTGGTTTAACTTTTGCACAAACCGTTAAAGTTGATGCTGCTAATACGCTTTATATGATGAAAACGCGTAATGAAATTCCTCCTACTGATTTAATGCTTGTGATGGATCTATCTGGTTCTATGGGGTATCGAACACCATCAATGCCATCTTTTACAAAAATGCAAGTTTTACAACAAGTATTAAATGAGCTTTCACAAGAGTTCTTAGACCCTAAACATTTTTATAAGACAAGTGCTTATAATCGTATTGGCTTTACGTTTTTTTCTCTTGGAGTGCAGAGACCAGAGGAAACTCCAAAATGTGTATTACCATATAAATTTATAGGAGATGCATATAGAAAGAGACATATAAAAGTAACAGCGTCCCCTTTTATAGAGGATACTAATTCTTTTGGCTCTAGGATTGATCTTGATGTTATTTGGAGTGATTTAGAGATTCTCAGAAGAAAAATAACTTGGTATCAAGATCCTATGTATCAAGATGGTGATGGAAAGAAATATAAAATATGGAATATGCCTTCCAGTATCTCTAGAATACTTAATGAAGCGGTAGATTATTCTGGTTCCATTAATATGATCAATTCTTTTACTGGTGAAAGCATAGGAGAAGACTTCCCTATTTTTGACAAAAATCGATATTGTTTAGGTAAAACAAAAGATATTAATACTACACAAGTTTGGTTTAAATATAAGGAAAATACTAAATTAATGAATATTCTTGATTCAATAGTTCCTCACCCTATATCAGAAACACTTGCTAGTTCTGGATTATTAATTACCCCTAATTTAATGATGAAGAAAAATTTAGATCCCAAAGCATTACCTGAAAATTTAGGAACCAATACACAACGAACGATCGTTATTTTTTCAGATGGGGTTGAATCCGTTCCTGGTGCAAGTTCCAAAGTAACTGCTAGGTTAATAAATAATGGTTTGTGTGATAGGATTCGTGAAAAAATTGATACTTTGCAAGATAATAATTTTCCATTGAAAAAAACAAAAATAGCTTTTGTTGCGTTTGCTTATTCAACATCTAATGCATCTATTGGTGCTACAGCAACTTGGAAAAAATGTGTTGGAAGTGAGAATTTTTATAAAGCGAGTAATAAAGATGAATTGTTAGAAGCTTTTCGCCATATTTCGCTTGTTAACGAAGAGGTTGGGCATAGCACTAATGATGGTACTATAAAGTAA
- the trmL gene encoding tRNA (uridine(34)/cytosine(34)/5-carboxymethylaminomethyluridine(34)-2'-O)-methyltransferase TrmL → MLDIVLFEPEIPQNSGNIIRLCANAGFRLHMIEPFGFTWDDKKLRRSGLDYREFVDIQRYTSFDDFMVRAKPKRLFALTTKGEPNHSDVNYELGDFLMFGPESRGIPKAILDGLPMNQKIRIPMCKDSRSMNLSNSVSVVVYEAWRQFGYQNCVPRQDI, encoded by the coding sequence ATGTTAGATATCGTTTTATTTGAACCTGAAATTCCACAAAATAGTGGTAATATTATCCGTTTGTGTGCCAATGCTGGTTTTCGTTTACATATGATTGAACCCTTTGGTTTTACGTGGGATGATAAAAAATTACGCCGTAGTGGGTTGGACTATCGGGAATTTGTGGATATTCAAAGATATACTTCCTTTGATGATTTTATGGTGCGAGCCAAACCTAAACGTCTATTTGCTTTAACCACTAAAGGTGAACCAAATCATAGTGATGTAAACTATGAATTGGGTGATTTTTTGATGTTTGGTCCTGAAAGTCGTGGCATTCCAAAAGCAATTTTAGATGGCTTACCAATGAACCAAAAAATCCGCATTCCAATGTGTAAAGACAGTCGTAGTATGAACTTATCAAATTCTGTTTCTGTTGTGGTATATGAAGCGTGGCGACAGTTTGGGTATCAAAATTGTGTTCCAAGACAGGATATTTAA
- a CDS encoding NAD(P)/FAD-dependent oxidoreductase: MKNVDVVIIGAGAAGLFCASQLGQGGKSVVVLDNGKKLGRKILMSGGGNCNFTNMEISPHHYLCQNPHFVKSALARYTQWDFISMVVSYSISYHEKELGQLFCDDGAEQIVAMLKAECDKSGNVNIQLRQAVTSLEKFANFYHIRTASDTYQTENVVIATGGLSMPALGATPFGYQIAEQFNIPVLAPRASLVPFTYKEKDKVLIALSGIALPVTATCGEQSFSNQMLFTHRGLSGPAMLQISNYWELGESVEIDLLPTASIFDILSELRQSSPKLQLKSVLCRHLPKKLVELWFEQKLLKEKIIADLSKVELTHLEPFIHHWQFVPNGTEGYRTAEVTKGGVDTNFISSKTMEAKQTKGLYFIGEVLDVTGWLGGYNFQWAWSSAFACATGILEH; encoded by the coding sequence ATGAAAAATGTTGATGTCGTCATTATCGGTGCAGGTGCAGCAGGGCTTTTTTGTGCCAGTCAGCTAGGGCAAGGGGGCAAATCGGTCGTTGTGCTAGATAATGGCAAAAAATTAGGACGCAAAATCTTGATGTCTGGTGGTGGAAATTGTAATTTTACCAATATGGAAATTTCACCACACCACTATCTGTGCCAAAATCCTCACTTTGTAAAATCAGCACTTGCTCGTTATACCCAGTGGGATTTTATCTCAATGGTGGTAAGTTACAGCATTTCCTATCACGAAAAAGAGCTAGGACAACTGTTTTGTGATGATGGCGCAGAGCAGATTGTGGCAATGTTGAAAGCAGAATGCGATAAAAGTGGTAATGTTAATATTCAATTAAGACAAGCGGTCACATCTTTAGAAAAATTTGCAAATTTTTATCATATTCGTACCGCTAGTGACACTTATCAAACAGAAAATGTGGTTATCGCAACAGGTGGCTTATCAATGCCAGCATTGGGTGCGACACCTTTTGGGTATCAAATAGCCGAGCAGTTTAATATTCCTGTTTTAGCACCTCGTGCTAGTCTTGTTCCTTTTACTTATAAAGAAAAAGATAAAGTATTGATTGCCCTTTCAGGAATTGCGTTACCTGTTACTGCAACTTGTGGTGAGCAATCTTTTTCAAACCAAATGTTATTTACCCATCGTGGATTATCAGGCCCTGCAATGTTACAAATTTCTAACTATTGGGAATTGGGCGAAAGTGTCGAAATTGATTTATTACCGACTGCATCTATTTTTGATATTTTAAGCGAACTTCGTCAATCTTCGCCGAAATTACAATTAAAAAGCGTGTTGTGTCGCCATCTTCCTAAAAAATTAGTTGAACTATGGTTTGAACAAAAATTATTAAAAGAAAAAATCATTGCGGATTTAAGTAAGGTGGAATTAACTCATTTAGAGCCATTTATTCATCATTGGCAATTTGTTCCAAATGGTACAGAAGGTTATCGCACCGCCGAAGTGACGAAAGGGGGCGTGGATACCAATTTTATCTCATCAAAAACAATGGAAGCGAAACAAACAAAAGGGCTTTATTTTATTGGTGAAGTGCTTGATGTAACGGGCTGGCTCGGTGGATATAATTTTCAATGGGCGTGGTCGTCAGCGTTTGCTTGTGCGACAGGAATTTTAGAGCATTAA
- a CDS encoding SprT family zinc-dependent metalloprotease, with protein sequence MTELRILKIQVQRKLKQTLALANTYFEKEFITPQVNYKVRGAKAGVAYLQRNEIRFNPVLLQENSDEFIKNVVPHELAHIIVYQQFGKVKPHGKEWQGVMEQVFGVPAETCHQFELGSVRQTFQYKCACQIHLLTVKRHNAIQQKGRSYICRKCKHKLELSH encoded by the coding sequence ATGACAGAATTGCGAATATTAAAAATACAAGTTCAGCGTAAATTAAAGCAAACATTAGCTTTAGCCAATACGTATTTTGAGAAAGAATTTATTACACCGCAGGTGAATTACAAGGTGCGTGGTGCAAAGGCGGGTGTGGCATATTTACAACGCAATGAAATTCGCTTTAATCCTGTTTTATTACAAGAAAACAGCGATGAGTTTATCAAAAATGTCGTGCCACACGAATTAGCGCATATTATTGTTTATCAACAGTTCGGTAAAGTAAAACCACACGGCAAAGAGTGGCAAGGCGTAATGGAGCAGGTTTTTGGTGTGCCAGCAGAAACCTGCCATCAATTTGAATTAGGTTCAGTTAGGCAAACTTTTCAATATAAGTGTGCTTGCCAAATTCATTTACTAACTGTAAAACGCCATAATGCGATACAGCAAAAAGGGCGAAGTTATATTTGTAGGAAGTGTAAACATAAATTGGAGTTAAGCCACTAA
- the mpl gene encoding UDP-N-acetylmuramate:L-alanyl-gamma-D-glutamyl-meso-diaminopimelate ligase, whose translation MKQQHIHILGICGTFMGGIAIIARELGYKVTGSDTNVYPPMSTFLEKSGIEIIPNYDVAQLDPKPDMVIIGNAMRRGNPCVEYVLNNQLNFTSAPQWLHDHLLKDRWVLAVSGTHGKTTTTGMLAWILDKNGIDTGFLVGGIAGNFGISARLGSSKFFVIEADEYDSAFFDKRSKFVHYNPKTLIVNNLEFDHADIFDDLKAIQRQFHHMVRAMPQNGVILSHKEEQNVQQMLDMGNYSALQFVGKEQDWYAEPLNQDYSHFAVYHKQQKQGEVQWNVVGKHNMHNALMAIASSHHAGVSVVDACNALGSFVNANRRLEVKGQVNGVTVYDDFAHHPTAIKSTIEALRGKVGKEQRILAVLEPRSNTMKMGVHKDEIAPALANADQVFILQPDNIDWSVEQITKNLTQSAQWSADLDELVQMIIAQTKPTDHILVMSNGAFGGIHKKLLEALG comes from the coding sequence ATGAAACAACAACATATTCATATTTTAGGTATTTGTGGCACTTTTATGGGAGGGATTGCAATTATCGCTCGTGAACTGGGCTATAAGGTTACTGGTTCAGATACCAACGTTTATCCGCCGATGAGTACTTTTTTGGAGAAAAGTGGTATTGAGATTATTCCTAATTATGATGTGGCACAGCTTGATCCAAAGCCAGATATGGTGATTATCGGTAATGCAATGCGTCGTGGCAATCCTTGCGTGGAATATGTGTTAAATAATCAATTGAATTTTACCTCTGCACCACAGTGGCTACACGATCATTTATTAAAAGATCGTTGGGTGTTGGCAGTGTCAGGCACGCACGGTAAAACGACGACAACGGGAATGTTAGCGTGGATTTTAGATAAAAATGGTATTGATACAGGCTTTTTAGTGGGGGGAATTGCAGGAAATTTTGGGATTTCAGCACGTTTAGGATCAAGCAAATTCTTTGTAATTGAAGCCGATGAATATGACAGTGCCTTTTTTGATAAACGCTCTAAATTTGTACATTACAATCCAAAAACCTTAATCGTGAATAATTTAGAATTTGATCACGCTGATATTTTTGATGATTTGAAAGCGATTCAGCGACAATTTCATCATATGGTACGAGCAATGCCACAAAATGGCGTGATTTTATCTCATAAAGAGGAACAAAATGTTCAGCAAATGTTGGATATGGGAAACTACAGTGCATTGCAATTTGTGGGCAAAGAACAAGATTGGTATGCTGAACCATTGAACCAAGATTATTCGCATTTTGCGGTTTATCATAAGCAACAAAAACAGGGCGAAGTGCAGTGGAACGTGGTGGGAAAACACAATATGCACAATGCGTTAATGGCGATTGCGAGTAGTCATCACGCAGGTGTTAGTGTGGTTGATGCTTGTAATGCGTTGGGATCTTTTGTGAATGCTAACCGTCGTTTGGAGGTAAAAGGACAAGTGAATGGTGTCACGGTTTATGATGATTTTGCCCATCACCCAACAGCGATCAAATCGACCATTGAGGCGTTGCGAGGAAAAGTGGGTAAAGAGCAACGTATTTTAGCGGTGTTAGAGCCACGTTCAAATACGATGAAAATGGGCGTGCATAAAGATGAGATCGCACCAGCATTGGCGAACGCTGACCAAGTTTTTATCTTACAACCTGATAATATTGATTGGAGCGTTGAGCAGATCACAAAAAACCTTACACAGTCCGCACAATGGAGTGCAGATTTAGATGAATTAGTACAGATGATTATTGCACAAACCAAGCCAACGGATCATATTTTAGTAATGAGTAATGGTGCTTTTGGTGGTATTCATAAGAAGCTATTGGAAGCGTTGGGATAA
- a CDS encoding Fic family protein, protein MNLTPDCPVKPLPFDEIFEKIETKAILKKLAIAHRSLAELKGVVQSIPNQTILINTLSLQEAKHSSEIENIITTQDELYQADLSEFSTFNPAVKEVQRYSYALNSGFNLIKQEQIIRLNTLLMVQEQLEHNNAGLRAISGTALKNAYTGKTVYTPPQHKNDIILLMENLIEFINTEDRFELDPLTKMAIIHHQFESIHPFYDGNGRTGRILNILYLVKENLLDIPILYLSRYLIENKSDYYTLLQAVRDSQNWEDWVQYILNAIIETAQSTIELVKQIKILMQNFKNQFRSELPKIYSQDLLNQLFMHPYSKIAFIQNHLGVSDKTAKRYLDELCRIGLLKKEKIGRENFYINYALFDLFIKY, encoded by the coding sequence ATGAATTTAACCCCTGATTGTCCAGTAAAACCATTACCCTTTGATGAAATTTTTGAGAAAATTGAAACAAAAGCAATATTAAAAAAACTTGCGATAGCACACCGTTCTCTTGCAGAGTTAAAAGGGGTTGTGCAGTCTATTCCTAATCAAACTATTTTAATTAATACACTCTCTCTACAAGAAGCTAAACACAGTAGTGAAATTGAAAATATTATTACAACGCAAGATGAACTTTACCAAGCAGATTTATCAGAATTTTCCACATTCAATCCTGCGGTTAAAGAAGTACAACGCTACAGTTATGCGTTAAACAGTGGATTTAATCTCATTAAACAAGAACAAATTATTCGTCTCAACACACTTTTGATGGTTCAAGAACAATTAGAGCATAATAATGCAGGTCTACGTGCCATATCAGGAACAGCATTAAAAAACGCCTATACAGGCAAAACTGTTTATACGCCACCACAACATAAAAATGATATTATCCTATTGATGGAAAATTTGATTGAATTTATCAATACAGAAGATCGCTTTGAACTTGATCCTTTAACTAAAATGGCGATTATTCACCATCAATTTGAAAGTATTCACCCTTTTTATGATGGTAATGGCAGAACTGGACGAATTTTAAATATTCTTTATCTTGTAAAGGAAAATTTATTAGATATTCCAATATTATATTTAAGTCGCTACCTTATTGAAAATAAATCAGACTATTATACTCTTTTACAAGCAGTTAGAGATTCTCAAAACTGGGAAGATTGGGTGCAATATATCCTTAATGCAATTATTGAAACAGCTCAATCAACCATTGAATTAGTCAAACAAATTAAAATTTTAATGCAAAATTTCAAAAATCAATTCCGCAGTGAATTACCGAAAATTTATAGCCAAGATTTGCTCAATCAATTATTTATGCACCCTTATTCAAAAATAGCCTTTATTCAAAATCATCTTGGTGTCAGTGATAAAACAGCAAAGCGTTACCTTGATGAATTATGCCGAATTGGATTATTGAAAAAAGAAAAAATTGGGCGAGAAAATTTTTATATCAACTACGCTTTATTTGATCTATTTATCAAATATTAA
- the folD gene encoding bifunctional methylenetetrahydrofolate dehydrogenase/methenyltetrahydrofolate cyclohydrolase FolD: MSAQVISGKIVASQIKQKIAEQVHYYVKQGYRSPCLAVILVGLDPASQVYVKSKRKSCEALGIVSKSYDLPDSTSEQALLTLISQLNDDNTVDGILVQLPLPKHIDTTKIIEAILPTKDVDGFHPYNVGRLCQRIPTLRSCTPYGVMKLLEYTGQEIRGKHAVIVGASNIVGRPMALEFLLAGCTTTVTHRFTANLEQHIRQADILVVAVGKPEFISGEWIKEGAIVFDVGINRLENGKLVGDIEFETARQKASFITPVPGGVGLMTVAMLMENTLLAYKNHIAE; the protein is encoded by the coding sequence ATGTCAGCTCAAGTTATTTCAGGAAAAATAGTTGCTTCACAAATTAAGCAGAAAATTGCTGAACAGGTGCATTATTATGTTAAGCAAGGCTATCGTTCACCTTGTCTTGCCGTTATTTTAGTCGGACTGGATCCTGCTTCACAGGTTTATGTGAAAAGTAAACGAAAAAGTTGTGAAGCGTTGGGTATTGTATCTAAATCTTATGATTTACCAGATTCAACATCAGAGCAGGCACTGCTGACTTTAATTTCACAGCTTAATGATGATAATACTGTTGATGGAATTTTAGTTCAGCTACCGTTGCCTAAGCATATTGATACTACTAAAATTATTGAAGCTATTTTACCTACCAAAGACGTGGATGGTTTCCACCCTTATAATGTAGGACGTTTGTGTCAACGGATACCTACTTTACGCTCTTGTACCCCTTATGGTGTGATGAAATTACTTGAGTATACAGGGCAGGAAATTAGAGGTAAGCACGCCGTCATTGTTGGGGCGTCAAATATTGTGGGTCGTCCAATGGCATTAGAATTCTTATTGGCAGGCTGTACAACAACGGTAACCCATCGTTTTACTGCCAATTTAGAACAACATATAAGGCAAGCTGATATTTTAGTTGTGGCAGTAGGTAAACCTGAATTTATCTCTGGTGAGTGGATAAAAGAGGGGGCGATAGTGTTTGATGTAGGAATTAACCGTTTAGAGAATGGTAAACTCGTTGGCGATATTGAGTTTGAAACAGCGCGGCAAAAAGCCAGTTTTATTACACCTGTACCTGGTGGCGTAGGCTTGATGACAGTGGCTATGTTAATGGAAAATACATTGTTGGCGTATAAAAATCATATTGCAGAGTAA